One window from the genome of Brachyspira sp. SAP_772 encodes:
- a CDS encoding efflux RND transporter permease subunit, with protein sequence MRSFIELVVKRPVAVFMCIIAVLILGFVSLTKLAVDFLPDMELPYITVRTTYENAGPEEVEKSVTRIVENAVATVSGINSITSTSEEGQSSVFIEFNWGTDLAVATADVREAIDGIKNSLPDDAESPTVFKFSTDMMPVMEIAFFGTDNLGALYTLIDNQILNKIEQASGVARAEIRGGLKTEMKVDLVLNRLHAYGIDINSIVSLLSSENQNLSGGDTYEGVYKYTIRTMGEFTTVEDIENTVVALKTNDTPIKLKDIGRVYQGYSDDSEIVKINGMPAISVSVNKESGGNSVNVSKSVKKQLENLNLPDGIKYEILFNNADNVNESINGVLETAWQGSLFAVIILMLYLWNIKTVSIIAISIPISIIITFTLMYFMGITLNIISLSGLVLGIGMMVDNSIVVLENIFFYRNSGYGKYSSAINGTSTVALAISASTLTTIAVFLPFLFVEGQTGQLFRDLCITVTVSMIGSLFVALTVVPMLGARLVTNKKTQFLIPIENFVNKQFHDRVNNIYSFMLNFSIKNKKKVLISSLSVILFVIVIGLTFIGKEGFPTSDEGQFKIDVKMPVGTKSEQTQSFVNRMESDIQEVIGEDFDRMQSRVKSGAEENSAEIRVQLREKSEGREKSVDEYIELTRNALSSYPAQINIAAITTSAIGGGGRNGGTGGQEIEIELVGDDLDKATEIANNIINAISDIEGIREPRLTRDDSNPELKVYINREIAAKMGLNVNTIANIIKTSFAGTTATTMTPDNSDVTDIDVNVQLGEPDRLNIDDISRLMIPTSSGIVPISSIATVEKSYGPTEIERKDSTRITSIRASAYNRALSDVMLDVQEKINNEVFIPSGFSINYAGDFEDMNEAFLQLLQALILALVLVYAIMASQFESLIAPFVIALAIPFGFAGSLIALFISGQTLSVYSGIGFIVLIGIVVNNGIVLIDYMNQLMHEKHVSGDEAALESGPRRLRPVLMTTLTTILGLLPMALSVGSGNEMYQPLSIAVLGGLLLSTMFTLIIVPTVYAAIRNKIPLKDYDKKDLESKNDFSNYDTITVTGK encoded by the coding sequence ATGAGGAGTTTTATAGAGTTAGTAGTAAAAAGACCCGTAGCTGTTTTTATGTGTATAATAGCAGTATTGATATTAGGTTTTGTAAGCTTAACAAAATTAGCAGTAGATTTCTTGCCTGATATGGAGCTTCCATACATTACAGTAAGAACAACATATGAGAATGCAGGACCTGAAGAAGTAGAAAAATCTGTAACTAGAATTGTTGAAAATGCAGTTGCCACAGTAAGCGGCATTAATTCAATAACTTCTACTTCAGAAGAAGGTCAGTCTAGTGTATTTATAGAGTTTAATTGGGGTACAGATTTAGCAGTTGCTACAGCTGATGTAAGAGAGGCAATAGATGGAATAAAAAATTCTCTTCCAGATGATGCTGAAAGCCCTACAGTATTTAAATTTTCTACAGATATGATGCCTGTTATGGAAATAGCATTTTTTGGTACAGATAATTTAGGGGCATTATATACTTTAATAGACAATCAAATATTAAACAAAATAGAGCAAGCATCAGGAGTAGCAAGAGCAGAAATTAGAGGCGGCCTTAAAACAGAAATGAAAGTTGATTTAGTGTTAAACCGTCTTCATGCTTATGGTATAGACATTAATTCAATAGTTTCTCTTTTATCATCAGAAAATCAAAACCTATCAGGAGGCGATACATACGAAGGAGTTTATAAATATACCATAAGAACAATGGGAGAGTTTACAACTGTAGAAGATATTGAAAACACTGTTGTGGCATTAAAAACCAATGACACGCCTATAAAATTAAAAGACATAGGAAGGGTTTATCAAGGATACAGTGACGATTCTGAGATAGTAAAAATAAATGGAATGCCTGCTATATCGGTATCTGTTAATAAAGAATCGGGAGGAAACTCTGTTAATGTATCAAAATCTGTAAAAAAACAATTAGAGAATTTGAATCTTCCAGATGGTATAAAGTATGAAATATTATTCAACAATGCTGACAATGTAAACGAATCTATAAACGGAGTATTAGAAACGGCTTGGCAGGGAAGTTTGTTTGCTGTTATAATACTTATGCTTTATTTGTGGAATATAAAAACTGTTTCTATAATAGCGATATCAATACCCATATCAATAATTATTACATTTACATTAATGTATTTTATGGGAATAACTTTAAACATCATTTCATTATCAGGACTTGTATTAGGAATTGGTATGATGGTAGATAACTCTATTGTAGTGCTTGAAAATATATTCTTTTATAGAAATAGCGGATACGGAAAATATTCTTCTGCTATAAACGGCACTTCTACAGTGGCATTAGCAATATCAGCTTCTACTCTCACTACAATAGCTGTATTTTTACCTTTTCTTTTTGTTGAAGGTCAAACAGGTCAGCTTTTTAGAGATTTATGCATTACTGTAACAGTTTCAATGATAGGCTCTTTATTTGTTGCTCTTACGGTTGTTCCTATGCTTGGGGCTAGACTTGTAACGAATAAAAAAACACAATTTTTAATACCTATAGAAAATTTTGTTAATAAACAATTTCATGACAGAGTTAATAATATATACTCTTTTATGCTTAACTTTTCTATAAAAAATAAAAAGAAAGTTTTGATTTCTTCTTTGAGTGTGATACTTTTTGTAATAGTTATAGGATTAACATTTATAGGAAAGGAAGGTTTTCCAACTTCAGATGAGGGTCAATTTAAGATTGATGTAAAAATGCCAGTAGGTACAAAATCAGAACAAACACAATCATTTGTAAATAGAATGGAAAGCGATATACAAGAGGTAATAGGAGAAGATTTTGACAGAATGCAGTCAAGAGTAAAATCTGGTGCAGAAGAAAACTCTGCTGAAATAAGGGTGCAGTTAAGAGAGAAAAGCGAGGGCAGAGAAAAGTCAGTTGATGAATATATAGAGCTTACAAGAAATGCATTATCATCTTACCCAGCACAAATAAATATAGCAGCAATAACAACTTCAGCTATAGGCGGTGGCGGTAGAAACGGAGGCACAGGCGGACAAGAAATAGAAATAGAGCTTGTAGGAGATGATTTGGATAAAGCCACAGAAATAGCAAACAATATAATAAATGCAATATCTGACATAGAAGGTATAAGAGAGCCGAGACTTACAAGAGATGATTCTAACCCAGAATTAAAAGTATACATTAATAGAGAAATAGCAGCCAAAATGGGATTAAATGTTAACACTATAGCAAATATTATTAAAACAAGTTTCGCAGGAACAACAGCAACAACTATGACACCAGACAATTCTGATGTTACAGATATAGATGTTAATGTTCAGCTTGGAGAACCTGACAGGCTTAATATAGATGATATATCAAGATTAATGATACCAACAAGTTCAGGAATAGTACCTATATCATCAATAGCAACAGTAGAGAAAAGTTACGGCCCTACAGAGATAGAAAGAAAAGACAGCACAAGAATAACAAGCATAAGAGCTTCAGCCTACAATAGAGCTTTAAGCGATGTAATGCTAGATGTTCAAGAGAAGATAAACAATGAAGTATTTATACCTTCAGGATTTAGCATTAATTATGCGGGTGATTTTGAGGATATGAATGAAGCATTTTTACAATTACTTCAAGCTTTGATATTAGCATTAGTTTTAGTTTATGCCATAATGGCAAGTCAGTTTGAATCGCTTATTGCACCTTTTGTTATAGCATTAGCAATTCCGTTTGGTTTTGCTGGTTCTTTGATAGCATTATTTATAAGCGGGCAAACTTTGAGCGTGTATAGTGGAATAGGTTTTATAGTGCTTATTGGTATTGTAGTAAATAATGGAATTGTACTTATAGACTATATGAATCAGCTTATGCATGAAAAACATGTTAGCGGAGATGAGGCTGCTTTAGAATCTGGACCTAGACGTTTAAGACCAGTTCTAATGACAACACTTACAACAATACTAGGACTCTTGCCTATGGCATTATCTGTAGGAAGCGGAAATGAAATGTATCAGCCTTTATCTATTGCTGTTTTAGGAGGGCTTTTACTTTCAACTATGTTTACTTTAATAATAGTTCCAACAGTTTATGCTGCTATAAGAAATAAAATACCTCTAAAAGATTATGATAAAAAAGATTTAGAAAGCAAAAACGACTTTTCTAATTATGATACTATAACTGTAACAGGTAAGTAA
- a CDS encoding TIGR01212 family radical SAM protein (This family includes YhcC from E. coli K-12, an uncharacterized radical SAM protein.), with product MQNYYSFSDYVKKKFGFKVGKISIDTDFGCAHKANNGGCKFCNLNSYKPPYVEEDDIKNQWINGVNNYKNRYKKYYAYFQLGTPLSKLASSESLKYANKLIEFEDCVGLMFGARSDMLEEAVLLELNNLSKKYNKEIWLEMGLQSSNDDTSIFINRGHNFESFAKMTENIKNNYSNLIISTHIIFGLPKKIEGQKIILETREEMLQTVRDISNLKIDSVKFHQLDIVVGSAFEAMYKNYDFPTLDEDFYIELMVDAISILREDIIVSRIMGDSLGDSLIAPKWKKSKGEIINSINKLMTEKELRQGCRFL from the coding sequence ATGCAAAATTATTATAGTTTTTCTGATTATGTAAAAAAAAAGTTCGGTTTTAAGGTTGGTAAGATTTCTATAGACACAGATTTCGGATGTGCTCATAAGGCAAATAATGGAGGATGCAAGTTTTGCAATTTAAATAGTTATAAGCCTCCGTATGTGGAAGAAGATGATATTAAAAATCAATGGATAAACGGCGTAAACAATTATAAAAATAGATACAAAAAATATTATGCTTATTTTCAGCTTGGCACTCCATTATCAAAATTAGCTTCATCAGAATCTCTTAAATATGCAAATAAATTAATTGAGTTTGAGGACTGTGTTGGTTTAATGTTTGGAGCAAGAAGTGATATGCTTGAAGAGGCAGTACTCTTAGAATTAAATAATTTATCAAAAAAATATAATAAAGAGATATGGCTTGAAATGGGGCTTCAATCTTCAAATGATGATACTTCTATTTTTATAAACAGAGGACATAATTTTGAGTCGTTTGCTAAGATGACAGAAAACATAAAAAATAATTATAGTAATCTAATAATATCAACTCATATAATATTTGGTTTGCCTAAAAAGATAGAAGGACAAAAAATAATTTTAGAAACAAGAGAAGAGATGCTTCAAACTGTTAGAGATATTTCTAATTTAAAAATTGACAGTGTAAAGTTTCATCAGCTTGATATTGTGGTTGGAAGTGCTTTTGAGGCAATGTACAAAAATTATGATTTTCCTACACTTGATGAAGATTTTTATATAGAGCTTATGGTGGATGCTATATCTATTTTAAGAGAAGATATAATAGTGTCGAGGATTATGGGCGACAGTTTAGGAGATAGTTTAATAGCACCGAAATGGAAAAAATCCAAAGGCGAAATAATAAACTCTATAAACAAATTGATGACAGAGAAAGAGTTGAGACAAGGCTGCAGGTTTTTATAG
- the smpB gene encoding SsrA-binding protein SmpB has translation MAKKDKKDKKNNSISSGEIARNKKALFNYEVIEKFEAGIVLLGTEVKSLRDRGVNMSDSYASFKKGELFIVNMHISPYHFGNRNNHDPLRERKLLMKKREIKRLYGKIKEQGLTLIPISLYFSRGKVKVELALAKGKKLHDKRETLKKKALDREMERYIKR, from the coding sequence ATGGCTAAGAAAGATAAAAAAGATAAAAAAAATAATTCCATCTCATCTGGAGAGATAGCAAGAAATAAAAAAGCACTTTTTAATTATGAAGTGATAGAGAAGTTTGAGGCGGGTATAGTTTTACTTGGTACGGAAGTTAAATCTCTTAGAGATAGGGGAGTTAATATGTCTGATTCTTATGCATCTTTTAAAAAGGGAGAGCTTTTTATAGTGAATATGCATATTTCTCCGTATCATTTTGGAAACAGAAACAATCATGACCCTTTGCGTGAAAGGAAGCTTTTAATGAAAAAAAGAGAGATTAAAAGGCTTTATGGTAAAATAAAAGAGCAGGGGCTTACTCTCATTCCTATTAGTTTATATTTTAGCAGGGGAAAGGTTAAAGTTGAGCTTGCTTTAGCTAAAGGTAAAAAGCTTCATGATAAGAGAGAGACTCTAAAGAAAAAAGCATTAGACAGGGAAATGGAAAGATATATTAAAAGATAG
- a CDS encoding LacI family DNA-binding transcriptional regulator: MNDKKITLTYIAKKANVSIATVSRVLNGNSSVDEKIKKKINKIANSDGYHLKKNIKNKQIISVIIPDITNPFFANIIEGIENTANLYGYHIILSQFKENKDILNFKDIAKIGVSGYIIVASTGDSEYFNEILTKVNVPIIFLDRKVDINNINYVGSDNEIGAYNATKYLIDLGHKDIIYMAGLQDISTEKERFAGFTKALNDNNIDFDDSKYKKIANFNFDESYEQMKGIIKSKLNYTAIFSACDIMCFGIKKATEEYGISIPNDISLIGYDNIPFSSMIGLTTVSSQAYEMGKNAVLSVLNIISERVNNNINIILQPNIVIRNSCKKI, translated from the coding sequence ATGAATGATAAAAAAATAACTCTTACATATATAGCTAAAAAAGCAAATGTTTCTATTGCTACTGTTTCTAGAGTATTAAATGGAAATAGCAGCGTAGATGAAAAGATAAAAAAGAAAATAAATAAAATTGCTAATTCTGACGGCTATCATCTAAAGAAAAATATTAAAAATAAACAAATTATATCTGTAATTATTCCAGATATTACAAATCCTTTTTTTGCGAACATAATTGAAGGAATAGAGAATACTGCAAATCTTTATGGATATCATATCATACTTTCACAGTTTAAAGAAAATAAAGATATATTAAATTTTAAAGATATTGCAAAAATTGGAGTATCTGGATATATAATAGTGGCATCCACAGGCGACAGTGAATATTTTAATGAAATATTAACAAAAGTAAATGTCCCTATTATATTTTTAGATAGAAAAGTGGATATTAATAATATCAATTATGTTGGTTCTGATAATGAAATAGGAGCTTATAATGCCACTAAATATTTGATAGATTTGGGACATAAAGATATTATATATATGGCAGGACTTCAAGATATTAGTACAGAGAAAGAAAGATTTGCTGGTTTTACAAAGGCATTGAATGATAATAATATAGATTTTGATGATTCCAAATATAAAAAAATAGCTAATTTTAATTTTGATGAAAGCTATGAACAAATGAAAGGTATTATAAAATCTAAACTTAATTATACAGCTATATTTTCTGCATGCGATATAATGTGTTTTGGAATAAAAAAAGCAACAGAAGAATATGGAATATCAATACCTAATGATATATCTTTAATTGGTTATGATAATATACCATTTTCTTCTATGATAGGACTTACTACGGTATCTTCTCAAGCTTATGAAATGGGAAAAAATGCAGTATTATCAGTATTAAATATTATAAGTGAGAGAGTAAATAATAATATAAACATAATACTTCAGCCAAATATAGTAATTAGAAACTCATGCAAAAAAATATAA
- a CDS encoding substrate-binding domain-containing protein, with product MKKSLLTLFLLSMFLFSCNSGGQEGAAKTGDSSKKYTIASVGKIEGISWFIRMREGVDKFKADTGHDAFMISPAQADAAQQVQIVENLIAQGVDAICIVPFSPESVEPVLKKARDNGIKVIVHEASQQQNADIIIEAFSNYDFGQKMAEYLVKIMGEQGEVANFVGSLTSKSHNEQQDGVEAYLKNYPNIKLVSRRNEDYDDQTKAYEKTKELLTTYPNLTGIIGSASTTVPGASLAIDERKLQDKVTIVGVATPLDAKQYLDSGAADVIALWDPAVSAYAMNVIAVKLLNGETIENGADLGLEGYNSIRQDENDPKLFFGEAGIFLDKDTASGYNF from the coding sequence ATGAAAAAAAGTTTACTCACACTATTTTTACTATCAATGTTTTTATTTTCTTGTAACAGCGGAGGACAAGAAGGAGCTGCAAAAACAGGTGATTCTTCAAAAAAATACACAATAGCATCTGTTGGAAAAATTGAAGGTATATCTTGGTTTATAAGAATGAGAGAAGGTGTAGATAAATTTAAAGCAGATACTGGTCATGACGCTTTCATGATAAGCCCTGCTCAAGCTGATGCTGCACAACAAGTACAAATTGTAGAAAATTTAATAGCTCAAGGAGTAGATGCTATATGTATAGTTCCATTCTCTCCAGAATCTGTAGAACCTGTTTTGAAAAAAGCAAGAGATAACGGAATAAAAGTAATAGTTCACGAAGCTTCTCAGCAACAAAATGCTGACATAATAATAGAAGCATTCTCTAACTATGATTTCGGTCAAAAAATGGCTGAATATCTTGTTAAAATAATGGGAGAACAAGGTGAAGTTGCTAATTTTGTTGGTAGCTTAACATCTAAATCTCATAATGAACAACAAGACGGTGTTGAAGCATATTTGAAAAACTATCCTAACATTAAATTAGTTTCAAGAAGAAATGAAGATTATGATGACCAAACAAAAGCTTATGAAAAAACAAAAGAGCTTTTAACAACTTATCCTAACTTAACTGGTATAATAGGAAGTGCAAGTACAACAGTACCAGGTGCTTCTTTAGCTATAGATGAAAGAAAATTACAAGATAAAGTTACTATAGTTGGAGTTGCTACTCCTTTAGATGCTAAACAATATTTAGATAGCGGTGCTGCTGACGTAATAGCTTTATGGGACCCTGCAGTATCTGCTTATGCTATGAACGTTATAGCTGTTAAATTATTAAACGGAGAAACAATAGAAAATGGTGCTGATTTAGGATTAGAAGGATACAATAGCATAAGACAAGATGAAAATGATCCTAAATTATTCTTCGGTGAGGCTGGAATATTCTTAGATAAAGATACAGCATCTGGATATAATTTCTAA
- a CDS encoding sugar ABC transporter ATP-binding protein, which yields MKDSIVYLDNVEKKFAGVYAIKGVTFSVKPGEVRCLAGENGCGKSTLIKIISGFYKPDGGKVYLNGYEYYDLMPLEAIKNGIQVIYQDFSLFQNLTVAENISYSYMVSEKRKFFNYKESLRIAESGLDKIKVNIDLNATLSDLTVADKQLVAIARSLVSENTKLLVLDEPTTALTHNEVERLLDVIRILKKDGVSIIFVSHKLMELTSVSDSITILRNGEVVANGDMADFDESKITYYMTGRKFSGEKYVVNNLETAKTILEVQSMSLKNKYTDISFSLKEGEVLGITGLLGSGRSEISQSLYGMLPYDSGKIIFHGKEISIRNILDARKHGISYVPEDRLTEGLFLRQPIISNIIVSIYKELSNILGVIDFKKANEVSLNKTKELKLNTTNLDMFVQNLSGGNQQKVVIAKWLVSDTKLIILNGPTVGVDIGAKYEIHLKLKEIAKNNIGVIIISDDVSELIENCNRILIINKGRLVKEVKSEDQTVESLSNLILSDY from the coding sequence ATGAAAGATAGCATAGTTTACTTAGATAATGTAGAAAAAAAATTTGCAGGGGTTTATGCCATTAAGGGTGTAACTTTCTCTGTAAAACCTGGGGAAGTTCGTTGTTTGGCTGGTGAAAACGGATGTGGTAAATCTACTTTAATAAAAATTATTTCTGGATTCTATAAACCAGACGGCGGAAAAGTATATTTAAATGGATATGAATATTATGATTTGATGCCATTAGAAGCTATAAAAAATGGTATACAAGTTATTTATCAAGATTTTTCTTTGTTTCAAAATCTTACAGTTGCTGAAAATATCTCTTATAGCTATATGGTAAGTGAAAAAAGAAAATTCTTTAACTATAAAGAATCTTTGAGAATAGCTGAAAGCGGATTAGATAAAATAAAAGTTAATATAGATTTAAATGCCACTTTAAGCGATTTAACAGTAGCTGATAAACAATTAGTTGCTATAGCTAGAAGTTTAGTTTCAGAAAACACAAAGCTATTAGTTTTAGATGAACCTACAACTGCCCTAACACATAATGAAGTTGAAAGATTATTGGATGTAATTAGAATATTAAAAAAAGACGGCGTATCTATAATATTTGTAAGTCATAAACTTATGGAATTAACATCTGTAAGTGATTCTATAACTATATTAAGAAACGGTGAAGTTGTAGCTAATGGAGATATGGCTGATTTTGATGAAAGTAAAATTACATATTATATGACTGGAAGAAAATTCTCAGGTGAAAAATATGTTGTAAATAACCTTGAAACTGCTAAAACAATTTTGGAAGTGCAATCAATGTCTTTAAAAAATAAATACACTGATATATCATTTTCATTAAAAGAGGGAGAAGTATTGGGTATTACTGGACTATTAGGCTCTGGAAGAAGTGAAATTAGTCAATCCTTATATGGAATGCTTCCTTATGACAGCGGAAAGATTATTTTTCATGGTAAAGAAATATCTATAAGAAATATACTAGATGCAAGAAAACATGGTATATCTTATGTACCAGAAGATAGGCTTACAGAGGGTTTATTCTTAAGACAGCCTATTATTAGTAATATAATTGTATCAATATATAAAGAATTATCTAATATATTAGGTGTTATAGATTTCAAAAAAGCTAATGAAGTAAGCTTAAATAAAACAAAAGAACTAAAATTAAATACCACTAATTTAGATATGTTTGTTCAAAATCTTTCTGGAGGAAACCAGCAAAAAGTTGTTATAGCGAAATGGCTTGTATCTGATACTAAATTAATTATATTGAATGGTCCGACAGTGGGAGTAGATATTGGTGCTAAATATGAAATACACTTAAAACTTAAAGAAATAGCAAAAAACAATATAGGCGTTATAATAATATCTGATGACGTTTCTGAACTTATAGAAAACTGCAATAGAATATTAATTATCAATAAGGGCAGATTAGTTAAAGAAGTAAAATCTGAAGATCAAACTGTAGAGAGTTTATCTAATTTAATATTAAGTGATTATTGA